In Candidatus Cloacimonadota bacterium, the genomic window CTTTTTATTTGCGTCTTGTCTCTGTTCCTTTAAATTGTTAGTTGTAAGCAGAGTTTGAAACACACGCAAAGGAGCAGGAATGGAATCCTTTAGTTTCCACAACCCCACCCGGGTCCATTATGGTGCCGGGATGATAAAAGAGATTGGGCCCGAGATGAAAAGCGCCGGTGTGCGCAAATGTCTCTTGGTTGCAGGAGGCGGGTCCATCAAGGAAAACAACGTCTATCGTCAGGTTTGCGAAAGCCTGGAGGCGGCAGGCATCCAGCGCGTTGAAGCCTGGGGAGTGCAGGCCAATCCCACCCTGGAAAAAACGCGGGAATTGATTGAACTGGCAAAGAAGGAAGGGGTGGACAGCATTCTGGCTGTTGGCGGCGGCAGCGTTATCGACAGTGCCAAAGCCACGGCGGCGGGTTTTTATCTGAACGACATCTGGGCGGCATACACCGGCGAGGAGGCTGTGGAAAAGGCTTTGCCAATTTTCACCGTGCTCACCCTTTCGGCTTCGGGCAGTGAAATGAACGGCGGCGCCGTGATTACCAACACCGAATTGAAACAAAAATGGGGCATGACTTCGCCGCTGCTTTTCCCCAAGGTTTCCATCGTGGACCCCGCCGTGCAATGCAGCCTTCCTTTCCACCAAACCGTGAATGGCGCTTTGGACGCCATCGCTCATATCTTGGAATATTTCTTCATGGACGAGCGCGCGGAGGCGACTTTGGCGATAAATTCGGCCCTGCTGAGAACCATCATCGCCATGACAGACCGGCTTCAGGAAAATTCCTGTGATCTTTCCGCTCGCATGAACCTTGCCTGGAGTGTGACTTTGGCGCTGAATGGCATCAGCGGCGCGGGTTTGGGGGGAGGTGACTGGGCTTGCCACGCCATCGAACACGCTTTTTCGGTTTTGGATCCAAGGATTGCCCACGGAGAGGGTTTGGGCGTGATTTTCCCCGCCTGGATCGAGTATGTGAGCGAACGGGATCCCAGCCGCTTCAGCCTTTGGGCGCGTGAAGTGCACGATTCGGACAGCGTTTCCCACGCTCTGCGCCGTTTTCGGGATAAAATCCAATCCTGGGGCTCTGCCACCAGCCTTTCCGAGCTGGGCATCCGCCAAAATCAACTGCCCGAATTGCGGGATATCATTTTGGATTCCGGTGAGCTGGGCAAGGTGATAAAGCTTGGCCCCGCCGATATTGAAGCCCTGTTGATGCTGGCTTTTTGAAGAAATTGGAGCTTGACAAATGCCGCCCCGCCCAAAACTGGAGCGGAGAATAGCTTTGAAATAGGAAAACGATGAAAGAAAAAATCAGAAAAAAAGGCAGAAAACAGGATTATCAAAAGCCTGATTATACCATCACACCCGTGGCTGAGGGGAAAAAATTCCGCCGCCGCAAACCTTGGCTGCAGGATTGGATTGAAGCCATCTTGTTCGCCTTCGTGGTGGCGATGATTATTCGCAATTACAGCTTTCAAAACTTCATGATCCCTTCGCCGTCGATGGAAAAAACCCTGCTGACGGGTGATTACCTCGTGGCAAACAAGCTCAAGTATTTTTTCACCGACCCCAAACGTGAGGACATCGTTACCTTCCGCTATCCAAAAATCGAGGAAAACACACCGGAGCATCCGGATTATAAAGACAATTTCATCAAGATTTTCCATCCCATTTATATCAACAAGGCGGAAAGCTTTTCAAAATGGCCGCCAACCTGGTTTCACATCAGCTATTACGCGCGGAAAAACGTGGTGAAACGGGTGATTGGCATGCCGGGGGACATAGTTGAACTGCGAGACAAGCAGGTTTACGTGAACGGGAAGCTTTTTAAGGGCGGATATGAATGTTATGATATACCGATTCCCACCCCTCCGGATGCGCCGCAGCAGATTATTGCCCACAGTTTTCAGGAAGGCGAAATTGACCGCATCATCACGGTTTCGGATTGGTATAAGCCCCACATCGTGCCTGCGGACAGCAGCAAAGGCATTCCCGATCGCAAGATTTACAACCGCGACTGGTTTGGTCCCATCCGGGTTCCCGAAGGAAAGTATTTTGTTTTGGGAGACAACCGCGACGTGAGCGAAGACAGCCGCTATTGGGGCTTTTTGGACCGTAGCGATATCACGGGCACACCCTGGCTCATTTTCTTTTCCAAGGGCATTGAATACAATAAGCTTTACGATAGCCCGCACATTCGCTGGGATCGCATGTTCCGCATGGCCGGAAAGAAAAAGACTCCGGCGCGGTCTGGCTAAAAAGGACAGGGCATGGCAGAGAGCAGGGCTCCAGCCGTCTATCTGCACATCCCATTTTGCCTGAAACGCTGTCCTTATTGCTCTTTTTTTAGCCAAAATCTTTCCCGTGAGGTGCTTTCAGAATACCTGGAGGCTCTGGATGGTGAGATCATACTTTGGCAAAAAAAGGACCCATCCCTCAAAAAAGCCAGAACTCTGTATTTTGGCGGAGGAACACCCTCGCTGCTGAGCTCGGAGCAGATTCTGAGAATCAGTGGGCATTTCGGCTTGGAGCCGGGGGCGGAAGTCACTTTGGAGGTGAATCCTGAACAGATAAATCCAAAATGGCTGGGAAAGCTGGCCACAACCCCGGTAAATCGTCTCTCGCTTGGCTTGCAAAGCTTTGATGATGAAGAGCTTGCCTGGCTGGGACGGCGGAGCAAATCTGAAGACTATCCCCGCCTTGTGAAGCTTTGCCGGGATTTTGGTTTTGAAAACATTTCCTTGGATTTTATCTACGGTCTGCCTGGTTCGGATGCCGAGGGTCTTAAATGTAATCTGGACAAGTATTTGGAATTGGAGCCGGAGCATATTTCCGCCTATTTGCTAACACCGGATGAGGATACAGCCTTGGGGAAAAAGCTCGCCAGCGGGGAGCAGGTCCCTCTGCCGGATGACGAAAACCTGGCAGCGCACTACAAAGCGCTGCGGCAAAAGCTGTTGGCGGCAGGGTTTGAACACTATGAAATCTCAAATTTCTGCCGTCCAGGACGCTCCTCCATCCACAACCTGAGCTATTGGAAAAACCAGCCATATCTTGGTTTGGGGGCTTCGGCTTCGGGCTGGCTGCCACCGCTGCGCTATACAAATCCCGCCAGCCAGAAAGAATATACGGAATTTATCCAACGGGGTGAATTGCCTTTCACTGGCGAAGAATACCGCCCCCACGAGGCTTGGGCGGATCATTTTATGATGGGAATGCGGCTTCTGGAAGGAGTGGATCTGGATGAGTTGCAAAACCTCTACGGCTGTGACCCTCTGCGGGGGAAAGAGGCGGAAATCCAGAGACTGCGTGCTGCGGGGCTGATTGAGCTTGTTGGTCGACGTTTGCGGTTGACGCCGGCGGCTCTGTTTGTGTCGAACGCTGTGATTGCGGAGCTATTGTGAAACTGGAGGAATTGCGTCAAAACCTTGCTGACGCCATCTGTGGCAGCCGTTTCGAGACGAAGACATATTTTGTGGGCGGCTGTGTCCGGAATCAGCTTTTACGGCGTCCCATCCAGCTTTCGGACGTGGACATCGCTGTGGAACTTCCCGATGGTGGCATCGCTCTGGCAAACTTTTTGGCAGAAAAAGAGGGGTTGTCACAACCCAAAACGCATCCAGATTTCGGAACGGCGAGCATGGAATACCTGGGCATTCAACTGGAATTTGTGATGACCCGTGGTGAGCATTACCGCCCGGGAAGCCGCTTTCCAGAAGTGCGTTTTGCCACTTTGGTGGAAGACTGTTTGCGGCGGGATTTCACCGTTAACGCACTTTATATGAAAATTGTGGATGGCACCATTCTAGACCCAGATGGAAGGGGGCTTCGCGACCTTGAAAAGCGTTTGCTGCGCAGCATTCGTGAGCCACGAAAGTCTTTTCAAGAGGATCCGCTCAGGATTTTGCGTGCTTTGCGTTTTGCCGCTGTGCTCGATCTTGAAATTGAAAAACAAACTTGGGAAGCCCTGCGCGAATCGGCTTCCCTAATCCAAAACCTCAGCCAAAACAATATCCAGGATGAGATGAAGCGCATGAATCAAACAATCACCCCGACTCAATCAAAAAGATGGGAAGAACTGACTAAACTCTGCGCGATTTCAATTAAGTGATGGACGGCAGCGTTTTATGCCACCAAAAAAGAGGGGCAGAAGCCCCTCTCAATACAGCCGATATTTTATAATCAATTAAACTTGCTGGTGATATCCTCACCACCGGGGAGTTTGAAAAACCTGAATTGTTCCAGCCTGATATCCGGGTCGGATTGAATATCAATCTGGTCTTTATAGGCGTTTAACACGCCGCTGTTTTTGGCAATATGGTCTGCAAGCTCCGGATTGACTTTCAGGCGCAGGCGTGAGTTTTGGATAAAATAATCAGCACGGCTCAACCAACGGTGGATGCGCATTAAAAGTGTGTCGTTCGAGATAACTCTTCCGGTGCCGTGGCAGGTGGGGCAGGTGACGGAAAAGTTTGCTATCAGCGTGGAACGCATACGTTTGCGTGTAACTTCCACCAGCCCCAGTTCGGTGAAGCTATAAACCTTGTTTTTGGCACGGTCGCGGCGCAGACCCTTGCGCAGGGTGTCCAAAACTTCCTGCTTGTTTTGCTCGTTCAGCATGTCTATGAAATCGATGATAATGACCCCCGAAAGGTCGCGCAGCCTGATTTGTCTGGCTATTTCGGCAGCGGCTTCCAGGTTCGTTTTTTTGATGGTTTCCTCATAGTTTGTTTTGCCGGTGAAGCTGCCGGTGTTGATATCGATGGCCACCAGCGCTTCGGTTTGCTCAATTTTGATATTTCCTCCGCTGGGAAGGTAGATGCGGGAATGGAAAACGGAATCGATTTTCTTTTCTATGCCCCAAGCGTCGAAAATTGGGGAATCTTCCTTATAGATTTCGACGGCGGGGATGAGCTCCGGTGAAAAATCTTCGAGGTGGCGGATAATGCTTTTGGCGAAGGCCTTGTTGTCGATGATGAGCCGGTCCACGTTTTCGCCAAAAAGGTCGCGGATGAGGTAGTTTTCGAGGGCGTTTTCCTCAAATACGCAGACCGGGCCTTTGAGGTGTTTAATCTGTTTATCGATTAATTTCCAAGTTTTGGTGAGAGCTTTGTATTCGGCTCGGAGTTCGTCTTCTTCACAGCCTTCGGCTTCGGTGCGCACAATCAGCCCAAAACTGGGGTCTTTGAATGAGGACAGGATGTTGCGGATGCGGCCGCGCTCGTTTTGGCTATAGATTTTGCGGGAGATGGCAATTTTGTTTTTATTCGGGAAAAGCACCAGGTATTTTCCAGGGATGGAGATTTGACCGGTGAGGCGGGCACCTTTTGAGCCCAAGGGTCCTTTGTGGACCTGCACAACAATTTCCTGTCCGGATTTTAACAGGTTTCCAATCTGGGAGGAATCCTTTGGGTTGAGGCGGGGACGCTGTTTGCTATCGCTTTCAAACATATCCAAAAAGTCTGTGACGATGTCTGAATAATGCAAAAAAGCGGTGCGCTCGAGACCAATCTCGATGAAGGCTGCGCCCATGCCGGGTAAAACGTCTTTCACGATGCCTTTATAGATGTTGCCAACCACATTTTGCTTGTCTTTGCGCTCTACAAAGAGCTCCACCAGTTTGTTATCTTCCAAAACGGCCACCCTTTTTTCCATGGGGTGCACGTTTACCACTATCTCTGTGTGAAATTTATCTTTTCTCATGGCTTGAATCCGTCGTTTTATTTATTGATCCAAGCGGAAGGGGCAAAAGTAGAGCCATTCACGCATTGGCAGGGTTTGCAGCAAGTAAGTTTCCAGGCGCTTAAGGGGGCTGGTTTCCTGATGTTTCAAGCCAGCAACAAGGCTTTTGAAAAATCCGCCTTCACGTAAGGCTTCCCAAACTCCGATGGTTTTCGGATACTTTTTCAAGCCGTATTTTGTGATTCCGGCAAGTTCAGCGGCTTTTTTGACAGCTGTATCCAAATCGCCAATTCCATCTACCAAGCCCAGGGCAAGCGCGTCGGAGGCGATGAAAACACGTCCTTCCGATACCGCATCGATGCGTTCCGGCCCAATCTTGCGCGCATCCATCACACGTTGGCGGAATTCGGCGTAAACCGCTTCGGAATCACGGTTTAGCGAGGCAAGCAATTCGGGGTCATAGCTCTCAAAGATGCTGCCGAAACCAGAGAATTTACCATAGCTGAGGGTCTGGCTGTCAACACCAAGTTTATTACTCAGTTCCTTGGCTTCGGGCAGGGCCATGATCACGCCGATGGAGCCTGTGATTGTGTGTGGGTCTGCGATGATGTGGTCTGCCGCGCAACTGATATAGTAGCCGCCAGAGGCTGCAACTCCACCCATCGAGACCACCACGGGCACTTTCAAGGTTTTGAGCTGTTGGTGAATGAGTTCAGATTCCAGCGCGGAGCCACCG contains:
- a CDS encoding Rne/Rng family ribonuclease, with the protein product MRKDKFHTEIVVNVHPMEKRVAVLEDNKLVELFVERKDKQNVVGNIYKGIVKDVLPGMGAAFIEIGLERTAFLHYSDIVTDFLDMFESDSKQRPRLNPKDSSQIGNLLKSGQEIVVQVHKGPLGSKGARLTGQISIPGKYLVLFPNKNKIAISRKIYSQNERGRIRNILSSFKDPSFGLIVRTEAEGCEEDELRAEYKALTKTWKLIDKQIKHLKGPVCVFEENALENYLIRDLFGENVDRLIIDNKAFAKSIIRHLEDFSPELIPAVEIYKEDSPIFDAWGIEKKIDSVFHSRIYLPSGGNIKIEQTEALVAIDINTGSFTGKTNYEETIKKTNLEAAAEIARQIRLRDLSGVIIIDFIDMLNEQNKQEVLDTLRKGLRRDRAKNKVYSFTELGLVEVTRKRMRSTLIANFSVTCPTCHGTGRVISNDTLLMRIHRWLSRADYFIQNSRLRLKVNPELADHIAKNSGVLNAYKDQIDIQSDPDIRLEQFRFFKLPGGEDITSKFN
- a CDS encoding iron-containing alcohol dehydrogenase encodes the protein MESFSFHNPTRVHYGAGMIKEIGPEMKSAGVRKCLLVAGGGSIKENNVYRQVCESLEAAGIQRVEAWGVQANPTLEKTRELIELAKKEGVDSILAVGGGSVIDSAKATAAGFYLNDIWAAYTGEEAVEKALPIFTVLTLSASGSEMNGGAVITNTELKQKWGMTSPLLFPKVSIVDPAVQCSLPFHQTVNGALDAIAHILEYFFMDERAEATLAINSALLRTIIAMTDRLQENSCDLSARMNLAWSVTLALNGISGAGLGGGDWACHAIEHAFSVLDPRIAHGEGLGVIFPAWIEYVSERDPSRFSLWAREVHDSDSVSHALRRFRDKIQSWGSATSLSELGIRQNQLPELRDIILDSGELGKVIKLGPADIEALLMLAF
- the lepB gene encoding signal peptidase I, with the protein product MKEKIRKKGRKQDYQKPDYTITPVAEGKKFRRRKPWLQDWIEAILFAFVVAMIIRNYSFQNFMIPSPSMEKTLLTGDYLVANKLKYFFTDPKREDIVTFRYPKIEENTPEHPDYKDNFIKIFHPIYINKAESFSKWPPTWFHISYYARKNVVKRVIGMPGDIVELRDKQVYVNGKLFKGGYECYDIPIPTPPDAPQQIIAHSFQEGEIDRIITVSDWYKPHIVPADSSKGIPDRKIYNRDWFGPIRVPEGKYFVLGDNRDVSEDSRYWGFLDRSDITGTPWLIFFSKGIEYNKLYDSPHIRWDRMFRMAGKKKTPARSG
- a CDS encoding CCA tRNA nucleotidyltransferase, with product MKLEELRQNLADAICGSRFETKTYFVGGCVRNQLLRRPIQLSDVDIAVELPDGGIALANFLAEKEGLSQPKTHPDFGTASMEYLGIQLEFVMTRGEHYRPGSRFPEVRFATLVEDCLRRDFTVNALYMKIVDGTILDPDGRGLRDLEKRLLRSIREPRKSFQEDPLRILRALRFAAVLDLEIEKQTWEALRESASLIQNLSQNNIQDEMKRMNQTITPTQSKRWEELTKLCAISIK
- the hemW gene encoding radical SAM family heme chaperone HemW; the protein is MAESRAPAVYLHIPFCLKRCPYCSFFSQNLSREVLSEYLEALDGEIILWQKKDPSLKKARTLYFGGGTPSLLSSEQILRISGHFGLEPGAEVTLEVNPEQINPKWLGKLATTPVNRLSLGLQSFDDEELAWLGRRSKSEDYPRLVKLCRDFGFENISLDFIYGLPGSDAEGLKCNLDKYLELEPEHISAYLLTPDEDTALGKKLASGEQVPLPDDENLAAHYKALRQKLLAAGFEHYEISNFCRPGRSSIHNLSYWKNQPYLGLGASASGWLPPLRYTNPASQKEYTEFIQRGELPFTGEEYRPHEAWADHFMMGMRLLEGVDLDELQNLYGCDPLRGKEAEIQRLRAAGLIELVGRRLRLTPAALFVSNAVIAELL